From a region of the Burkholderia sp. PAMC 26561 genome:
- a CDS encoding hybrid sensor histidine kinase/response regulator codes for MSDTATVAVEAPAVLIVDDMPANLSVMVESLEDQGYRVLVALDGLEALERAAFSQPDLILLDVKMPGIDGYETCRRLKANSDTNEIPVIFMTSMSAAADVVEGLAAGGVDYVTKPIRVDEVVARIGTHLSLRTLQRQLVTRNLQLQHEIAVRQETERKLCEARDELEARVAQRTEELARANLSLNLEIIERKDVEARLKQSEARFRAIVETSPVPLCITSMPQGEILYMNQPFRRLFSFDEAQTTGNIVDFYGAPGERDPVVCKLRSEGNLHNTELRFRRPDGTSFWAVANARVATYDDVPAIYVGLYDITARKAADEKLRASEASLANAQRLARLGDWAWDSARGVTHWSSEIYRILGVVCSQVKPCYSAYLAAVHPDDHAAFRRAVRVLMCTGKPFGIDHRIVGPDGATRIVRLQAEHIQADEGSPWGIVGTVQDITERKRTEEELLASRERLRELSAYLEAIREEERRRIAMEIHDELGQVLTALKMDVALLKMRLVGDANVTANTDPEATRKIDDIRELVEKTIWMVRNVASHLRPAALNFGVVSALEWLAEDFARRNGMPCQLVVRGGEPVLADAFSTAVFRIVQESLTNVSRHAEASRVTVTLVSSDVALDLRVSDDGKGFDADSAQSGYSYGLLGMSERARLIGGTLQIDSAPGAGTMVSIHLPLDGGREQ; via the coding sequence ATGAGCGATACGGCAACAGTGGCGGTCGAGGCGCCCGCGGTCCTGATCGTGGACGACATGCCGGCGAACCTGAGCGTCATGGTCGAGAGCCTGGAAGACCAGGGGTATCGCGTGCTGGTTGCACTCGACGGGCTTGAGGCGCTGGAACGCGCAGCGTTCTCGCAACCCGACCTGATCTTGCTGGATGTGAAGATGCCCGGCATCGATGGTTATGAAACCTGCCGGCGCCTGAAAGCGAACAGCGATACGAACGAGATTCCCGTGATCTTCATGACGTCCATGTCGGCGGCCGCCGATGTCGTGGAAGGGCTCGCGGCGGGCGGCGTGGATTACGTCACGAAACCCATTCGCGTCGATGAAGTGGTTGCGCGCATTGGTACGCATCTGTCATTGCGCACGTTGCAGCGACAACTCGTCACGCGCAACCTGCAATTGCAGCATGAGATAGCGGTGCGTCAGGAAACCGAGCGCAAGCTATGCGAAGCACGCGATGAACTCGAGGCGCGCGTTGCGCAACGAACCGAGGAACTCGCGCGGGCCAACCTGAGCCTGAATCTCGAGATCATCGAACGTAAAGATGTCGAGGCACGGCTCAAGCAAAGCGAAGCGCGCTTTCGTGCGATCGTTGAAACGAGTCCGGTGCCGTTGTGCATCACGTCCATGCCGCAAGGCGAGATTCTTTACATGAACCAGCCTTTTCGAAGGCTCTTTTCATTCGATGAGGCGCAGACAACGGGCAACATCGTCGACTTTTATGGAGCGCCGGGTGAGCGCGATCCGGTTGTTTGCAAATTGCGCAGCGAGGGCAACCTGCATAACACTGAACTGCGCTTCAGGCGGCCCGACGGCACGTCGTTCTGGGCCGTGGCGAATGCCCGCGTTGCAACCTACGACGACGTTCCCGCCATCTATGTAGGCCTCTACGACATCACCGCGCGCAAAGCAGCCGACGAAAAACTGCGCGCAAGCGAGGCGAGTCTCGCGAACGCGCAGCGCCTTGCGCGCCTGGGCGACTGGGCGTGGGACAGCGCGCGAGGGGTCACGCACTGGTCGTCGGAAATTTACCGGATCCTCGGTGTTGTCTGCTCGCAGGTGAAGCCGTGCTACAGCGCTTACCTCGCAGCGGTTCATCCCGACGACCATGCCGCCTTCAGGCGGGCGGTTCGCGTGCTGATGTGCACGGGGAAGCCGTTTGGTATCGATCATCGTATTGTCGGACCCGATGGCGCCACGCGGATCGTGCGGCTGCAAGCGGAACATATCCAGGCCGATGAGGGAAGTCCGTGGGGTATCGTTGGAACCGTTCAGGACATCACCGAGCGCAAGCGGACCGAAGAAGAACTGCTTGCGTCACGTGAGCGGTTGCGCGAATTGTCGGCGTATCTGGAAGCGATCCGCGAAGAGGAAAGACGGCGCATCGCCATGGAAATCCACGACGAACTCGGACAGGTCCTGACCGCGCTGAAGATGGATGTTGCGCTGCTGAAGATGCGCCTCGTGGGTGATGCGAACGTCACGGCCAACACCGATCCTGAAGCCACGCGCAAGATCGACGACATCCGCGAACTGGTCGAAAAGACGATCTGGATGGTGCGCAATGTCGCGAGTCATTTGCGGCCTGCTGCGCTCAATTTCGGCGTCGTCTCGGCGCTCGAATGGCTCGCCGAGGACTTCGCGCGGCGCAACGGCATGCCATGCCAGCTCGTCGTGCGCGGTGGCGAACCCGTACTTGCCGATGCGTTTTCCACCGCTGTGTTTCGCATCGTCCAGGAGTCGCTGACGAACGTATCGCGGCATGCGGAGGCGTCGCGCGTGACCGTAACGCTGGTGAGCAGCGACGTCGCGCTCGATCTGCGCGTAAGCGATGATGGCAAGGGCTTCGACGCTGATTCCGCGCAAAGCGGTTACTCGTATGGCCTGCTCGGCATGAGCGAACGCGCGAGACTGATCGGCGGGACATTGCAGATAGACAGCGCGCCGGGCGCGGGAACCATGGTGTCGATTCATTTACCGCTCGACGGCGGACGGGAACAATGA
- a CDS encoding SDR family oxidoreductase, translating to MNSESDRRARIAVVTGAGAGIGRAASLALLQDGWTVVAAGRRIEPLEQLASDAPEGSRVLPCPCDVADPEAVKKLFATAVDTYGRVDLLFNNAGVSNPPGPFEDWTVEQWKSVIDINLNGMFYCIQQAFRVMRAQTPMGGRIINNGSISATSPRPNSIAYTATKHAVEGMTKSASLDGRKNDIAVGQIDIGNAQTDLAARMAKGVPQANGEIAAEPMLDVNIVGQSVRYMASLPLEANILFHTVMPAKMPFVGRG from the coding sequence GTGAACTCAGAATCTGACCGTCGCGCACGCATCGCCGTTGTCACCGGCGCCGGAGCCGGCATTGGCCGCGCTGCATCGCTTGCTTTACTGCAGGACGGCTGGACCGTGGTGGCCGCGGGACGCCGTATCGAACCGCTCGAACAGCTTGCCAGCGACGCGCCCGAAGGCAGCCGCGTGCTGCCCTGCCCCTGCGACGTGGCGGATCCCGAAGCCGTGAAGAAACTGTTCGCCACGGCGGTCGACACGTATGGCCGCGTCGATCTGCTCTTCAACAACGCGGGCGTATCGAACCCGCCGGGGCCGTTCGAGGACTGGACCGTCGAGCAGTGGAAATCGGTCATCGATATCAATCTTAACGGCATGTTCTATTGCATCCAGCAAGCGTTCCGCGTGATGCGCGCGCAAACGCCAATGGGCGGCCGGATCATCAACAACGGTTCGATATCGGCGACATCGCCGCGACCCAATTCCATTGCGTACACCGCGACCAAGCACGCTGTTGAAGGCATGACGAAATCCGCCTCGCTCGATGGCCGGAAGAACGACATTGCGGTGGGCCAGATCGATATTGGCAATGCGCAGACCGATCTCGCCGCGCGCATGGCGAAGGGTGTGCCGCAGGCAAATGGAGAAATTGCCGCTGAGCCGATGCTCGATGTGAACATTGTCGGGCAATCCGTGCGTTATATGGCGAGCTTGCCGCTGGAGGCAAACATTCTGTTCCACACGGTCATGCCGGCGAAGATGCCCTTCGTGGGCCGGGGATAA
- a CDS encoding ATP-binding protein, with amino-acid sequence MALNTFGGLWDSVERHRSSVVLRLLATVFLFSCMVTLTLTALQLYRDYDRGMALIESRLAQINESYRGSLGEALWRLDRPQLELQLDGILRLPDIRIAEVTEIIASDTSMVVAAGERTLGPVIVRSFPVVYRVQGHEEMIGTLKVEATLTNLYRELYKTALVILLSQAANTFIVTLFTFYIFSRLVTRHLAVVARRVESYDFRQAPQAFALQRKPPRHPDELERVVASFHAMSARLYRAYIDEREAAEGREARHAAEAANRAKSEFIANMSHELRTPLNGILGYAQVLSRDPALNERQRDGLGVIQRSGEHLLALINDVLDIARIEAGKVPFDIVAVPLAGLLNDIREIIGVKAEQKDLVFVCNAARGVPEAVRADERRLRQVLLNLLANAVKFTDHGSVTLRVATLVHGRVRFTVEDTGIGIDEAQRELIFEPFEQSGDEQRQRGGAGLGLGISRQLMRAMGSEIFVESCKGEGSTFWFELDAATQAWLVVQSPTVPARVITGYAGKRRTVLVIDDAPTNRAVAAVMLGHIGFAVLEAESGAEAVEIARRTTPDLVLTDVIMGGLDGLQTIHRLRLMPGMSEIPVIAMSASPSGGDEPRSLAAGANAFIVKPLHLDTLLHKITSVTSIEWIHAPTAIIEPPGTFSAPMPYIPLPLDELEVLHRLARQGNMREIVLWAERITHLDARYGAFAAELRALAKGYRTKAIVQFVEQHLEGRHAS; translated from the coding sequence ATGGCGCTTAACACGTTTGGCGGACTGTGGGATTCAGTCGAGCGCCACCGCAGCAGTGTTGTCCTGCGCCTGCTCGCAACGGTTTTTCTGTTTAGCTGCATGGTGACGTTGACGCTCACGGCGCTGCAGCTTTATCGCGACTATGACCGGGGCATGGCGCTGATCGAAAGCAGGCTCGCGCAGATCAACGAGAGTTATCGCGGCAGCCTGGGCGAAGCGCTCTGGCGTCTCGATCGCCCGCAACTCGAGCTGCAGCTCGACGGCATTCTCCGTCTGCCCGATATCCGGATTGCCGAAGTCACCGAGATCATCGCCAGCGATACGTCCATGGTCGTCGCCGCCGGCGAACGTACACTCGGGCCGGTGATCGTGCGGAGCTTCCCTGTCGTGTATCGGGTTCAAGGTCACGAGGAAATGATCGGCACGTTGAAAGTGGAGGCGACGCTCACGAACCTGTACCGCGAGCTGTATAAAACCGCGCTGGTCATCTTGCTGAGCCAGGCGGCGAACACGTTCATCGTCACGCTCTTCACGTTCTATATTTTTTCGCGTCTCGTGACGCGGCATCTCGCGGTGGTGGCGCGGCGCGTAGAGAGCTACGACTTCCGGCAAGCGCCGCAAGCCTTTGCGTTGCAACGCAAACCGCCGCGTCATCCGGACGAACTCGAGCGCGTGGTGGCATCGTTCCATGCAATGTCGGCACGGCTTTATCGTGCGTATATCGATGAACGCGAAGCCGCCGAAGGCCGTGAAGCGCGGCATGCAGCGGAAGCGGCCAATCGTGCGAAGTCCGAGTTCATCGCCAACATGAGTCACGAATTGCGCACGCCGCTCAACGGCATTCTTGGCTACGCGCAGGTGCTGAGCCGCGATCCGGCCTTGAACGAGCGCCAGCGCGATGGACTCGGCGTGATCCAGCGCAGCGGCGAACATCTGCTGGCGCTGATCAACGACGTCCTGGACATCGCGAGGATCGAGGCGGGGAAGGTGCCCTTCGATATCGTCGCCGTGCCGCTTGCGGGTTTGCTCAACGATATTCGCGAGATCATCGGTGTGAAGGCGGAGCAGAAAGACTTGGTATTTGTCTGCAACGCCGCGCGGGGTGTGCCCGAGGCCGTACGTGCCGATGAACGGCGGCTACGGCAGGTCTTGCTCAATTTGCTCGCCAACGCGGTGAAGTTCACCGACCACGGCAGCGTGACCTTGCGCGTGGCAACGCTCGTGCATGGCCGTGTTCGATTCACGGTGGAGGACACAGGCATTGGTATTGATGAGGCGCAACGCGAGCTGATCTTCGAGCCCTTCGAGCAAAGCGGCGACGAACAACGGCAGCGTGGCGGCGCGGGGCTTGGACTCGGCATCAGCCGGCAACTCATGCGCGCGATGGGCAGTGAAATCTTCGTCGAGAGCTGCAAGGGAGAGGGCAGCACGTTCTGGTTTGAACTCGATGCGGCCACGCAGGCTTGGCTTGTCGTGCAATCGCCGACGGTGCCCGCGCGGGTGATCACGGGCTACGCGGGCAAGCGCAGAACGGTGCTCGTGATCGATGATGCGCCCACGAATCGCGCGGTGGCCGCCGTCATGCTGGGGCACATCGGTTTCGCGGTGCTCGAGGCGGAAAGCGGCGCGGAGGCGGTCGAGATCGCCCGGCGGACCACCCCGGACCTGGTTCTCACCGACGTGATCATGGGCGGCCTGGACGGGCTGCAGACCATTCATCGCCTGCGTCTCATGCCGGGAATGAGCGAGATCCCGGTAATCGCGATGTCCGCAAGTCCTTCCGGCGGCGACGAACCACGCAGCCTCGCTGCGGGCGCGAATGCGTTTATCGTCAAGCCGCTTCATCTGGACACGCTGCTGCACAAGATCACGTCGGTGACGTCGATTGAATGGATCCATGCGCCAACGGCGATTATCGAGCCGCCTGGGACCTTTAGCGCGCCAATGCCATATATTCCTTTGCCGCTTGACGAACTCGAAGTGTTGCATCGCCTGGCGCGGCAAGGGAACATGCGTGAAATCGTGCTGTGGGCCGAGCGCATCACGCATCTGGACGCACGTTACGGCGCGTTTGCAGCGGAGCTGCGCGCGCTGGCGAAGGGGTATCGGACGAAGGCAATCGTGCAGTTCGTGGAACAGCATCTTGAAGGGAGACACGCGTCATGA
- a CDS encoding autotransporter family protein, translated as MSNPVRTRAISLAPSLLLIPFLLNPIAAAAACAVNGQYTVCSAGSPETTTIGTGNAPGNDDRTVVVKKGALINTQDASAISLADRANITVKSGGTVSNHAVELHGFYGTGTNTIEFQNNGTLTVEAGGKVLSKGTEDIAEAVNLQGTGNVITNSGLIQAKNAAAIWFQNTSGSNTVINTQTGVIEAPVNAIGSSGDGAVDFTNKGKVIGNLLFSGGDDTMRIYTGSTVQGSVDGGTGNNQLILSGAGTGTLDTSVSGYIAGFQTLIKDDTGTWTLNGILPDVQTAEVANGKLILTGDNSAYAGQFTVDAPGTLEARAQSLPSAITDNGLVRFAQTDDGTYAGLLSGTGSIEKTGAGTLTLAPTAPGGNTYSGGTLITQGTVNISADNALGAPAGGVTFNGGTLQLGNNLDLAATRAITIGTDGGTIDTQQFSSTLSQAVTGSGALTKLGSGMLTMNGASTYGDTNVLGGTLAVGDAQHASATIGSGTTTVADGATLGGFGTVLGSVNNSGTIAVANALPAFSASSTGSFLIQGNLTNNATINLAAASGTTGNVLNVSGNYVGNNAKLIVNTVMNEGGTASNQFTDKLVIGGNASGDTTVIVKPTGLGALTVGDGIKVVQVNGTAASGTFHMTAPVQAGAYEYLLYQGGTGRPSDFYLRSSLENPPVTPPVTPPVTPPVTTPVTPPVTPPVTTPPVTTPPVTTPPATTPPVTTTPASPNDAAVIGGTGTTPTPSAPIAYRPAVIGYALTPSLNIDYGFAILSRLHERVGDIANLEKAQGTHDNGVWGRIGGQNLDANSGDRFSADERTFFAQFGKDWTLASNPAGGSTHAGVTLTIGSTSATFEDSARSLNPTLGTGTGSVETQAQSLGGYWTKYLKDGSYFDAVAQLTHYRNKYGDVYGGGASQNGYGTGLSGEVGKPFLIGSTTIAIEPQAQLMYQYLHLNGFNDGISPVGSTSSNALRGRAGFRIFKANLSNDTKTGALTPYFTADVLRDFLTPGNTTVDGSTFNGAFSKAWYELGVGLTTSMGKSSEMYANVKYSRNIGGDYRRGVFGQVGYKFSW; from the coding sequence ATGTCAAATCCTGTTCGTACGCGAGCGATCTCGCTTGCACCGTCGTTGCTGCTCATTCCGTTTCTTCTCAACCCGATTGCTGCGGCAGCCGCGTGCGCAGTGAATGGTCAATACACTGTTTGCAGTGCCGGCTCGCCAGAGACAACGACGATCGGCACGGGCAATGCGCCGGGTAACGACGACCGCACAGTCGTCGTCAAGAAGGGTGCGCTCATCAATACACAAGACGCATCGGCAATCAGTCTCGCCGACCGCGCCAACATCACCGTGAAGTCCGGCGGCACCGTCAGCAACCATGCAGTCGAGTTGCACGGGTTCTACGGCACGGGCACCAACACCATCGAGTTCCAGAACAACGGCACACTGACGGTCGAAGCCGGCGGCAAGGTGTTGTCCAAAGGCACTGAAGACATTGCCGAAGCCGTGAACCTGCAGGGTACGGGCAACGTCATCACGAACAGCGGCCTGATTCAGGCAAAGAACGCCGCGGCCATCTGGTTTCAGAACACGTCGGGCAGCAACACGGTCATCAACACGCAGACGGGCGTGATCGAAGCGCCTGTGAACGCAATCGGATCGAGCGGCGACGGTGCTGTCGATTTCACGAACAAAGGCAAGGTGATCGGCAACCTCCTGTTCTCGGGCGGCGACGACACCATGCGCATCTACACCGGTTCGACGGTGCAAGGCAGCGTCGACGGCGGCACGGGCAACAACCAGTTGATCCTGAGCGGCGCCGGCACCGGAACGCTCGACACATCGGTGAGCGGGTACATTGCCGGCTTCCAGACGCTCATCAAGGACGATACCGGCACTTGGACGCTCAACGGCATCCTGCCTGACGTGCAGACGGCGGAAGTCGCGAACGGCAAGCTGATCCTGACCGGCGACAACAGCGCTTACGCAGGACAGTTCACCGTCGACGCCCCCGGCACGCTCGAAGCGCGCGCGCAAAGCCTGCCGTCGGCGATCACGGACAACGGGCTCGTGCGTTTCGCACAGACCGACGATGGCACGTATGCGGGCTTGCTGAGCGGCACGGGTTCCATCGAGAAAACCGGCGCCGGTACATTGACGCTGGCGCCAACGGCGCCCGGCGGCAACACGTATTCAGGCGGCACGTTGATCACGCAAGGCACGGTCAACATCAGTGCCGATAACGCATTGGGCGCTCCCGCCGGCGGCGTTACGTTCAACGGCGGCACGCTGCAGCTCGGCAACAATCTCGACCTCGCGGCCACCCGTGCAATCACGATCGGCACGGACGGCGGGACCATCGACACGCAGCAGTTTTCATCGACTCTTTCGCAGGCTGTAACCGGCTCAGGCGCATTGACGAAGCTGGGCAGCGGCATGCTCACGATGAACGGCGCAAGCACCTATGGCGACACGAACGTGCTTGGCGGCACCCTTGCAGTCGGCGACGCGCAACACGCGAGCGCGACGATCGGCTCAGGCACGACGACCGTTGCCGACGGCGCAACACTCGGCGGCTTCGGCACGGTCCTGGGCTCGGTGAACAACTCGGGCACGATCGCTGTCGCAAATGCGTTGCCGGCTTTCTCGGCAAGCTCGACAGGCTCGTTCCTGATCCAGGGCAACCTCACGAACAACGCCACGATCAACCTCGCGGCTGCATCCGGCACGACGGGCAATGTGCTGAACGTCAGCGGCAATTACGTGGGCAACAACGCGAAGCTGATTGTCAACACGGTGATGAACGAAGGCGGCACAGCATCGAACCAGTTCACGGACAAGTTGGTGATTGGCGGCAATGCAAGCGGCGATACAACCGTAATCGTGAAGCCGACAGGCCTTGGCGCACTGACCGTTGGCGATGGCATCAAGGTCGTGCAGGTGAACGGCACGGCTGCATCCGGAACGTTCCATATGACCGCGCCGGTACAGGCGGGCGCGTATGAGTACCTGCTGTATCAAGGCGGAACAGGACGGCCGAGCGACTTCTACCTGCGTTCGTCGCTGGAGAATCCGCCGGTTACGCCTCCTGTGACACCGCCTGTGACGCCTCCCGTCACGACTCCGGTCACGCCGCCTGTGACGCCTCCGGTTACGACTCCTCCGGTTACGACTCCTCCGGTTACGACGCCGCCGGCCACGACGCCGCCGGTGACAACCACGCCCGCTTCCCCCAACGACGCCGCAGTGATTGGCGGCACGGGCACGACGCCCACGCCGTCCGCTCCGATTGCGTACCGTCCGGCTGTCATCGGATATGCGCTGACACCGTCGCTGAACATCGACTACGGCTTCGCGATCCTGAGCCGCCTGCATGAGCGCGTGGGTGACATCGCCAATCTCGAGAAAGCACAAGGCACGCACGACAACGGCGTGTGGGGACGCATCGGTGGCCAGAACCTCGATGCCAATTCGGGCGACCGTTTCTCCGCCGATGAACGCACGTTCTTCGCACAATTCGGCAAGGACTGGACGTTGGCTTCGAACCCGGCAGGCGGCAGCACGCACGCCGGCGTGACGCTGACGATCGGCTCGACCTCGGCCACTTTCGAAGACAGCGCACGCAGCCTGAACCCGACGCTCGGTACGGGGACCGGTTCAGTGGAAACGCAAGCACAATCGCTCGGCGGCTACTGGACGAAGTACCTGAAGGACGGCAGCTATTTCGACGCCGTCGCGCAACTGACCCACTATCGCAACAAGTACGGCGATGTCTACGGCGGCGGCGCTTCGCAGAACGGCTACGGCACGGGTCTTTCTGGCGAAGTCGGCAAGCCTTTCCTGATCGGCTCGACGACGATTGCGATCGAACCGCAGGCGCAGTTGATGTATCAGTACCTGCATCTGAATGGTTTCAACGATGGCATCTCGCCGGTAGGCAGCACATCGAGCAACGCGCTGCGCGGCCGCGCCGGGTTCCGCATCTTCAAGGCGAACCTGAGCAACGACACGAAGACGGGTGCATTGACGCCTTACTTCACGGCCGACGTGCTGCGCGATTTCCTGACGCCGGGCAACACGACGGTCGACGGATCGACCTTCAACGGTGCGTTCTCGAAGGCGTGGTACGAACTCGGCGTGGGACTGACCACGAGCATGGGCAAGTCGTCGGAGATGTATGCCAACGTGAAGTACTCGCGCAACATTGGCGGGGATTATCGCCGGGGTGTGTTTGGTCAGGTCGGGTACAAGTTCAGCTGGTAA
- a CDS encoding response regulator: MISIFIADDHAIVRSGLKQIVATTTDIQVVGEAAHGADVVDKLRACHVDLLMLDMTMPGISGVDLIRRVRAEQPALPILVLSIHNEGQVVSRALRAGATGYVTKDSDLEVLLAAIRKLAAGGRFIDPKLVDAIVFDAPSNDGPPHEILSDREFQVLRMLAAGSSINDIADALSLSAKTISTHKMRFMQKLGLNNNSEMIRYAVRHRLVTE, encoded by the coding sequence ATGATCAGTATTTTCATAGCCGATGACCACGCAATCGTACGCAGCGGACTCAAGCAGATCGTTGCGACCACGACCGATATCCAGGTGGTTGGCGAAGCAGCGCACGGCGCCGATGTAGTGGACAAGCTGCGTGCCTGCCACGTCGATCTGCTGATGCTCGACATGACCATGCCCGGCATCAGCGGCGTGGACCTGATCCGGCGTGTGCGGGCCGAGCAGCCGGCGCTTCCCATTCTCGTGCTGAGCATTCACAACGAAGGGCAGGTCGTTTCGCGCGCGTTGCGTGCGGGCGCAACGGGTTATGTCACGAAGGACAGCGATCTCGAAGTGCTGCTTGCGGCGATTCGCAAGCTCGCTGCGGGCGGACGTTTCATCGATCCGAAACTCGTGGATGCAATCGTTTTCGATGCCCCATCGAACGACGGGCCACCGCACGAGATCCTGTCGGACCGCGAATTCCAGGTGTTACGGATGCTGGCTGCGGGCAGCAGCATCAACGATATTGCCGACGCCCTCTCGCTCAGCGCCAAGACCATCAGCACACACAAGATGCGATTCATGCAGAAGCTCGGCCTGAACAATAATTCGGAAATGATCCGATACGCAGTGAGGCACAGATTGGTGACCGAATAG
- a CDS encoding TonB-dependent receptor, with protein sequence MSIKKKACRALVIATSLAGARPLLAQETPAAAPAPASTLPAININAQTDRTTYDTSLSKTATKTSTSLMDVPQTVTVVPRALIEEQNATSIQQALRNVPGVGFSVGDGQRDQVTIRGFSSITDQYVDGIRDDSLYYRDLSNVQSVEVLKGPAAVLYGRGSAGGLINRTLKKPEADPQQEVGVSLGTEGERRGEFDIGLNANDAARFRITGAGENSNSFRDQFQLNRQAIAPSAQFKLDANTTLNLEADYLHDRRTSDQGLPAYLGRPVDVPHNTYYGSANAANTSYNDITVESATASLDHRFNDSLSFHAAVRTYDFSLERKNYVNYEPIKTAANPVVTLDESTRFRNDHGVDGMFELTQKATLFGMKNEVLYGLELSQQQKFDTIYTNKNVATYNLFNPQQIDLPGIKPGTLASTNGSTVIGIAGLYAQDLISLTEHWKVLAGLRFDYIDQTRRDYTAAGVNLARTDRAWSPRVGLMYEPLEWVTLYGTYSQSFSPLADTLISNGVVANASTLEPQKTTSFEVGSKLDLGGHASASVALFDMKQTNQQIADPTNPSFSLPIGTQHSRGVELSFAGEVAPKWSVFGGYTYLNGNVQGSPQATAAGISLHDSTPGLSPRHSASIWIKRDLPYGFYVAGGSQFQSARFTSASDLVTLPSFVTFDLGAGYHGKKVDVTLTLDNLFNRNYFISAHGNADMSNMPGDPRTFTVSARWRM encoded by the coding sequence ATGTCTATCAAGAAGAAAGCTTGTCGCGCACTCGTCATTGCCACTTCGCTTGCCGGCGCGCGCCCTTTGCTCGCGCAAGAGACGCCAGCCGCCGCGCCCGCGCCAGCGTCCACGTTGCCGGCGATCAATATCAACGCGCAGACGGACCGCACGACCTACGATACGAGCCTCTCGAAGACCGCGACCAAAACCAGCACCTCGCTCATGGATGTGCCGCAAACTGTCACCGTGGTGCCGCGCGCGCTCATCGAAGAACAGAACGCCACCTCGATTCAGCAGGCGTTGCGCAACGTGCCCGGCGTGGGCTTCTCGGTCGGCGACGGGCAGCGTGATCAAGTCACGATTCGCGGGTTCAGCAGCATCACGGACCAATACGTCGATGGTATTCGCGACGACTCGCTGTACTACCGCGACCTCTCCAACGTGCAGAGCGTGGAGGTCTTGAAGGGACCCGCTGCGGTGCTGTACGGGCGCGGTTCAGCGGGCGGGCTGATCAACCGGACGCTGAAGAAACCCGAAGCCGATCCGCAGCAGGAAGTCGGTGTGTCGCTTGGAACCGAGGGCGAACGTCGTGGCGAATTCGATATTGGACTGAATGCAAACGACGCAGCACGTTTTCGCATAACGGGCGCCGGCGAGAACTCCAACAGCTTTCGCGATCAGTTCCAGTTAAACCGCCAGGCGATAGCGCCGTCGGCTCAATTCAAGCTCGATGCCAACACCACGCTCAATCTCGAAGCCGATTACCTGCATGACCGCCGAACCTCGGACCAGGGCCTGCCCGCTTATCTCGGGCGGCCGGTCGACGTGCCGCACAACACGTACTATGGCTCGGCGAATGCTGCGAACACGTCGTATAACGACATCACGGTGGAAAGCGCGACGGCGTCGCTGGACCACCGCTTCAACGACTCGCTGTCGTTCCATGCAGCCGTACGCACGTATGACTTCTCGCTCGAGCGCAAGAACTACGTCAACTACGAACCGATCAAGACAGCCGCGAATCCGGTCGTGACGCTCGACGAGTCGACGCGTTTTCGCAACGATCATGGCGTTGACGGCATGTTCGAACTCACGCAGAAAGCCACGCTGTTCGGCATGAAAAACGAGGTCTTGTATGGCCTGGAATTATCGCAACAGCAAAAGTTCGACACCATCTACACGAACAAGAACGTCGCGACTTACAACCTCTTCAATCCGCAACAAATCGATCTTCCCGGCATCAAGCCCGGTACCCTCGCGAGCACCAATGGCTCGACCGTAATCGGCATTGCCGGGCTATATGCGCAGGACCTGATTTCGCTGACCGAACACTGGAAAGTGCTTGCCGGACTGCGCTTTGATTACATCGACCAGACGCGCCGCGACTATACGGCAGCGGGCGTGAACCTCGCGCGTACGGATCGTGCGTGGAGCCCGCGGGTGGGCTTGATGTACGAGCCGCTGGAGTGGGTGACGTTGTATGGCACATATAGCCAGTCGTTCTCGCCGCTGGCGGATACGCTCATCAGCAACGGCGTGGTCGCTAATGCGTCCACGCTCGAGCCGCAAAAGACCACGAGCTTCGAAGTGGGTTCGAAGTTAGACCTCGGCGGACACGCGAGCGCGAGCGTCGCGTTGTTCGACATGAAGCAGACCAACCAGCAGATCGCCGATCCGACGAATCCGTCGTTCTCGCTGCCTATCGGCACGCAGCATTCGCGCGGTGTGGAGTTGTCGTTTGCGGGGGAGGTCGCGCCGAAGTGGTCCGTGTTCGGCGGCTATACCTATTTGAACGGGAACGTGCAGGGTTCGCCGCAGGCAACCGCTGCAGGCATCTCGCTGCACGACAGCACCCCCGGTCTCTCGCCGCGGCATAGCGCGAGCATCTGGATCAAGCGCGATCTGCCTTACGGCTTTTACGTAGCGGGCGGCAGCCAGTTCCAGTCGGCGCGCTTTACGTCGGCAAGCGACCTGGTCACGTTACCGTCCTTCGTGACCTTCGACCTTGGCGCCGGTTATCACGGCAAGAAGGTCGACGTCACGTTGACGCTCGATAATCTCTTCAACCGCAACTACTTCATCTCCGCGCACGGCAACGCGGACATGAGCAACATGCCAGGCGATCCGCGCACCTTCACGGTGTCGGCGCGCTGGCGGATGTAA